A genomic segment from Triticum dicoccoides isolate Atlit2015 ecotype Zavitan chromosome 1A, WEW_v2.0, whole genome shotgun sequence encodes:
- the LOC119294713 gene encoding uncharacterized protein LOC119294713, with amino-acid sequence MGIQDIRDGVSSLFIMLNKETFVLFRIEFLVVLVTLLFLSMFIMDVFRRHIRNRVMKTIFSILDGVSDSIILYLLGAMQTAKFKNQLFPVWALVLVSFRYNVDFISGYGVDDRHGRRFMEWRNVVKLLGSAFLNWSRGSRFTLPLWSLWALQILRSWYRYHSYLLALNSVWHGKSSEVVAEHMRAGPHTSNWKPEDCKPENNMEGYKYLIHGETYQRIKLKKPQYVLYIDTAQNDQQAERGSCPCQLRSSLVTLDKIWGCCRDLLRPDNSKGNDPKDLSLAFALSRLLRCRLEDVTLQQKFFNINRKLVKTKILEEQNNGRAFRVMELQLSFVNDYFNTRYPMVFWYGFISLLSNLLLSVVTFAVVCWLAVDIRKVYKPPKDDRVHVVHRFNIDMIITWIFMFFMLFKEIWEMVSYLISDWTRLLLVCSYAQQGEESTRSKCMEGTISSFFRSRITTKQWHGLIDQYVFLDSYDDRPRFWNLLHKLTTGMVSEKKDGATLHDAIDVPECVRPAVLKTLCASLNNLSSPDTVHDQPDNPNRNPEEQGHLLPKAITSLSDADSERTKRYGWAFFKLPTCSHVILVWHIATSLCEMKLAQDHNVDLSKHGLLNSVLSYFASCCTLKPYLLDVDEKTKEKKKVNEKLPHKLQEMYITANSLSRYCAYLLVSKPDLIPDSFYVPKMVLQETVAHARDHILKNCDSLQSRYDKLMEEAVKAIQDADNVMKNEDVVRLGAKLGKELIDQETQEECWEILSGVWTDLLVHLAPTWNAEAHKECLESGGEFITYIWALLWHCGIEKSKLWPVEDVCGNDTPGTPPEDNSVRNNSIQHSQQSCVAGPKEEREETDIQRPEIQQVETLSADTAGHQNGQSGNVAVRGMQNGGNSCYFNAVLQSLLALDKLRARMLGPDALTGDLGQELQKLFIITANTNGTGSVLMPEKLFSYMCKRNSDFRTGMMEDSNNMLGSLIDGLKNEERTMVESLFRSEVVKHVYSKKCEHTSVTTGCEYLDLSLAIPPKRPASIEDCLDFYATGEIEDWHCMDCSAAAASGNSSFNQEDTTNYDGQPEQQENKTYEKGESSHQADKQTRIPNQNSGKLPMLDGNPSQMEESHKKQREEEKIYRAATVEYRISKAAPILTIQLKRFSYVISDSPDKLEEHVIFQDTLNMKKFMDPGHTEDDEHKYHLVAVIVHNGPTLGEGHIFAYVRASQIGCQQQERCGTPTWFRASDESITEVSLKEVLDCQAYILFYEKWDEQPKAE; translated from the exons ATGGGCATCCAAGATATCCGCGATGGTGTGTCATCTCTGTTCATCATGCTAAACAAGGAGACATTCGTGCTGTTTCGGATCGAGTTTCTTGTGGTCCTGGTCACACTCTTGTTCCTCTCGATGTTCATCATGGACGTCTTTCGTCGCCACATCCGCAACAGAGTCATGAAAACTATCTTTAGCATCTTGGATGGTGTCTCTGACTCTATTATCTTATACCTGCTGGGGGCCATGCAAACAGCCAAGTTCAAGAATCAGCTGTTCCCAGTCTGGGCCCTTGTGCTTGTTAGTTTCCGTTACAATGTCGACTTTATCtctggctatggtgttgatgaccgCCATGGGCGACGGTTCATGGAGTGGAGGAATGTGGTGAAACTTCTGGGATCGGCGTTCTTGAACTGGTCACGTGGCTCAAGGTTCACACTTCCACTCTGGTCACTTTGGGCTCTGCAGATACTAAGGAGCTGGTACAGATACCATTCCTATCTTCTCGCACTCAATTCTGTCTGGCATGGTAAGAGTTCAGAGGTCGTTGCAGAGCATATGCGTGCTGGCCCTCACACTAGCAACTGGAAACCAGAGGACTGCAAGCCAGAGAATAATATGGAAGGATACAAATACTTGATCCATGGAGAAACCTATCAGAGAATCAAACTCAAGAAGCCTCAGTATGTCTTGTATATTGATACTGCTCAGAATGACCAGCAAGCTGAGCGCGGTTCTTGTCCGTGTCAACTGAGATCATCGCTGGTCACCCTAGACAAGATTTGGGGATGTTGCAGGGACCTGTTACGCCCAGATAACAGTAAGGGAAATGACCCAAAGGATCTCTCTCTGGCCTTCGCCTTGTCCAGACTACTGCGGTGCAGGCTCGAGGATGTGACACTGCAACAAAAATTCTTTAATATCAACCGAAAGCTAGTTAAGACTAAGATCCTTGAGGagcagaacaatggccgcgctttcAGGGTCATGGAGCTGCAACTCTCTTTTGTAAACGACTACTTCAACACCCGCTACCCTATGGTCTTCTGGTATGGGTTCATTTCTCTCCTCTCAAATCTGCTTCTCTCTGTGGTGACCTTTGCTGTTGTCTGTTGGCTTGCTGTGGACATACGTAAGGTTTATAAACCACCAAAGGATGATCGGGTTCATGTGGTGCATAGGTTCAACATTGACATGATCATCACATGGATATTCATGTTTTTTATGTTGTTCAAAGAGATCTGGGAGATGGTCAGTTATTTAATCTCAGACTGGACTAGGTTACTACTTGTTTGCAGCTATGCACAACAGGGGGAAGAGTCCACTAGAAGCAAATGTATGGAGGGCACAATATCATCCTTTTTTAGATCTAGGATAACCACTAAGCAGTGGCATGGACTTATTGACCAGTATGTCTTCTTGGACTCATATGATGACAGACCAAGATTTTGGAATCTGCTTCATAAGCTAACCACAGGAATGGTGTCAGAGAAGAAAGATGGAGCAACACTGCATGACGCCATCGATGTGCCAGAATGTGTCAGACCGGCAGTACTAAAGACGCTCTGTGCAAGCCTAAATAACCTCAGCTCTCCTGACACTGTACATGATCAGCCAGACAATCCTAACAGAAATCCCGAAGAGCAAGGTCACCTTCTGCCCAAGGCTATCACATCACTGTCTGATGCTGACAGTGAGCGAACAAAGCGGTACGGTTGGGCCTTCTTTAAACTTCCCACATGCTCACATGTAATTCTGGTGTGGCACATTGCAACCAGCCTCTGTGAGATGAAGCTTGCTCAAGACCATAATGTCGACTTAAGCAAACATGGGTTGCTGAACTCCGTCTTGTCATACTTCGCAAGTTGCTGCACATTGAAACCATATCTTTTGGATGTGGATGAGAAGACGAAAGAAAAGAAGAAAGTGAATGAGAAGTTGCCTCACAAGCTCCAGGAAATGTATATCACTGCGAATAGCTTGTCTCGATATTGTGCATATCTGCTAGTTTCAAAGCCTGACCTGATCCCTGACAGCTTTTATGTACCCAAGATGGTCTTACAAGAAACCGTGGCACACgctcgtgatcatattcttaaaAACTGTGACTCATTGCAGAGCAGGTATGACAAACTGATGGAAGAAGCAGTGAAGGCCATTCAAGATGCCGACAACGTCATGAAGAATGAAGATGTTGTGCGACTGGGTGCAAAGCTGGGCAAGGAACTGATTGATCAAGAGACTCAAGAAGAATGCTGGGAGATCCTGTCTGGGGTATGGACAGATTTACTAGTGCACCTTGCCCCTACTTGGAACGCAGAGGCGCACAAGGAGTGCCTCGAGTCAGGAGGGGAATTCATAACCTATATCTGGGCACTGCTATGGCATTGTGGAATCGAGAAGAGCAAATTATGGCCAGTGGAAGATGTGTGTGGAAATGATACCCCTGGAACACCACCTGAGGACAACAGTGTTCGAAATAATAGCATTCAGCATTCCCAGCAGAGTTGTGTAGCAGGACCGAAGGAAGAAAGAGAGGAAACTGACATACAGAGACCAGAGATCCAACAAGTTGAAACGCTAAGTGCAGATACGGCTGGTCATCAGAATGGGCAAAGTGGCAATGTAGCGGTTAGAGGGATGCAGAATGGAGGGAACAGTTGTTACTTCAATGCAGTCTTGCAGAGTCTCCTTGCACTTGATAAGCTGCGTGCAAGGATGTTAGGACCGGATGCTCTGACAGGGGACCTTGGTCAGGAACTGCAGAAGCTCTTCATAATAACAGCCAATACCAATGGCACTGGAAGTGTGCTGATGCCAGAGAAGCTCTTCTCATATATGTGCAAAAGGAATTCAGATTTCAGAACTGGCATGATGGAAGATAGCAATAATATGCTTGGTTCCTTGATAGACGGTTTGAAGAATGAGGAACGTACGATGGTCGAGTCACTCTTCCGCAGTGAGGTCGTTAAACATGTTTACAGCAAAAAGTGTGAGCACACATCGGTTACCACCGGCTGCGAGTACCTTGATCTCAGTTTGGCAATACCACCAAAGAGGCCTGCATCAATCGAGGACTGCTTGGACTTCTATGCCACTGGGGAGATCGAGGATTGGCACTGTATGGACTGTTCAGCTGCCGCTGCTTCTGGAAATTCATCTTTCAACCAAGAAGATACAACAAACTATGATGGCCAACCTGAACAGCAGGAGAACAAAACATACGAAAAGGGGGAATCCAGCCATCAAGCTGACAAACAAACAAGAATACCGAATCAGAACAGCGGAAAGCTACCGATGCTTGATGGCAACCCAAGTCAAATGGAAGAGAGCCATAAAAAACAGAGAGAGGAAGAGAAGATATACAGAGCTGCAACAGTAGAATACCGTATTAGTAAGGCGGCACCTATACTAACCATTCAGCTGAAGAGATTCAGCTATGTCATCTCGGATAGTCCAGACAAGTTGGAAGAACATGTGATCTTTCAGGATACACTTAATATGAAAAAGTTCATGGACCCTGG ACATACGGAGGATGATGAGCACAAATATCATCTGGTTGCAGTAATTGTGCACAATGGACCAACCCTGGGCGAAGGACACATTTTTGCTTATGTGAGAGCAAGCCAAATCGGATGTCAGCAGCAGGAGCGCTGTGGCACTCCCACATGGTTCCGCGCAAGCGACGAGAGCATCACAGAAGTGTCACTAAAAGAGGTACTTGACTGTCAAGCATACATACTTTTTTATGAGAAATGGGATGAGCAGCCAAAGGCTGAGTAA